From Litoribacterium kuwaitense:
ACGTGTTGGCAAAGTGTTCAAGGTTATGCACTTTGAGTGCCCAGAATACGAGAAAACTTGCTAAAATCGTAGGTCCGCTCCAAAACAATGCGTATTTTCGTAAGAGCGTAAAAGCATTGTCATCATTGGCCTTGGCAGCATACACCGTTAGAAAACAGGCTGATATAAACAGTACGCTGACGATCGCTAAAAAGACGACAGCCCAAGAATAAGTGCTGGTAAACAATGCGCCGTAGTCCAGCCAGACGTCTCCATTGTCCGCTTGAATAAATCCGCCTTCAGACAGTGTCAGTACGACTGAGAGCGAAGCAGGAATCAGCAGGCCTGTCGCTCCATATAAAAACTGATACCAAAGGCTACCTTTATCGCCGTAATGGTGAAAGGCGTAATACGATCCACGTATAGCTAAGAGTATAATTGAAATACTTCCTGGAATCAGTAACGCCGTCCCATAGTAATACGCAGTTGTCGGGAAAAATCCGACGATGCCGACAAAGAAGAAAACGAGAAAGACATTCGTGACTTCCCAAACGGGCGAAAGATAACGCTGAATAATAGAGTTAATGTGATCTTTACGTCCAGTTGCGGCCGAATAAAAATTGAAAAAGCCAGCTCCGAAATCGATCGAAGCGACGATAACATAGCCAAACAAAAAGGTCCATAGTACGATAATGCCGATTAATTCATAGTCCACAAGTGCACCCTCCTAGAGGAGACCTCGGTCTGCCAATTCTTTTTCGACCGGATTTTTTTTGAACATACGTGTTAACACGAGCGTTGAAGAGATCGCAAGAACGACATAGAGCCCAGCAAACAAATAAAGCATCGTATCAACGTGTCCAGAAGTTGTTGCCCCTTCGGACGTCAGCATGTAGTCTACTAAAATCCACGGTTGCCTTCCAAATTCCGCAAACATCCAGCCGACTTCAATGGCAATAAATGCTAAAGGCGCGCCTAAGAAAATGCTGCGAAGAAGCCATTTATTGTGTTCATTGCCTTTGCGCCAGCGCCGGAGAACGACATAAGCAATAGATACCAAAGCTAAGAACATCCCGATAAAGACCATCGAATCAAATAAATAATGGACAAAAAGCGGCGGATGTAACTCTTCTGGGAACTCTTCCAAACCGATAACCTCGGCGCCAGGTGTTCCTTCGGCAAGAATACTTAACGCGTAAGGAATTTCTAGCGCATAATGAACGTTATTATTTTCATCGAGATATCCCCCGAGAATTAACGGCGCTTCCTCCATCGTTTCAAAATGCCATTCCGCAGCAGCAAGCTTTTCTGGTTGATACTCAGCTAAAAATTTCCCGGAAAAGTCACCGATAAGTGCGGTGGCGATCGCGAATACAGCAGCAGCAGTCATTGTGAGCCGCAATGCTTTTTTATGGTATGCATTGTTACGACCTCGCAACAAATGAAACGCTGCAATCGCCCCTAGTAAGAAGGCAGCGGTGAGATAGGCAGAAGAAAGGACGTGAGCTGTCTTCGTAAATGTGCCTGGGTTAAACATGGCAGCGATCGGATCGACATTCGTAATTACACCATCTTCCATTTCAAACCCTTGCGGTGTATTCATAAATGAGTTCACGGTCGTAATGAAAAACGCTGAGGCAGATGCCCCGATCGCAACCGGAATAAGTAACAGCATGTGCACGATTTTGTTTTTGAAGCGATCCCACGTATACAAGTAAATGCCGAGGAAAATCGCCTCAATGAAAAACGCGAATGTCTCCATAAATAAAGGCAATCCGATCGCATGACCTGCAACGCGCATAAAGTTAGGCCAAAGTAAACTTAATTGGAGTCCAATGGCGGTACCGGTCACGACACCGACAGTTACAGTAATAACAAAGCCTCGTGCCCAACGCCGGGCTAAAAGATGATAGTGCGCATCATTTTTCTTGATTCCCATCCATTCAGCTAAAGCGATCATAATCGGCACACCGACCCCGATGGTCGCAAAAATAATGTGAAACGAAAGCGTTAATCCAGTGAGAAAACGACTATAAAATACCGGATCGTAAGACAAAACCTTCCCCTCCTTCTATGCTGCAAACATAAACTGAACAAAAAATTACACCATCATCCGGATAATAAATGAGATAAGCATAATCGCTGCCACAATAAAGCAGGAGGTTATTAAAATGCGTTCCTGCTTTTGATATCGTTTCACAGAATGTCCTCCTTCATATATTCATAGATAAATGTGAAAAAAGTTCATAATCCTTTTTTTATTGTAAGCGAAGACGATCAAGATGTGAATGGGGTTTCCTTGCGATTCCATGACAAAGTGTTGACAGTTCAATCATACGTCACACATTTGCCTAGTAAAACCCTTAGTGGGCTAAGAACTGTGAAAGTTATGTAAATTTCTTAAAGGTTCATCTAGTCTGTCTGCTTTGAAAGACGTACACTAAAACAAGAAGAGGAAAGGGGGCATACATATGTGCATGGACGATAAAAAAAGATCCTTTTCGTACCGACAAATCTTTGTCATCGGAACGGGTTTCCTCGCCATGATGCTCGTTTGGACGTTTTATAACGCGTTTATGCCGTTAGTACTGAGTGAATATATCGACAGCAGTGCCTTACGTGGCATCATTATGGGTTTGGATAATTTACTGGCTGTCCTTCTTATTCCATGGATCGGTGCGTGGTCTGACCGCATTTCGACCCCTTTTGGACAACGTTTACCATTTATTATCGTCGGGATGCCACTCGCAGCTTTGTTGTTCGTTTTGCTGCCGCTTGTCGCTAACATATCCTTAGGTTGGCTTCTGATCATCGACATCGCTTTTTTAATCGCCATGACGTTGTATCGTGCGCCAGTGATTGCGCTCATGCCGGACGTCACACCGCAAAACAAACGGTCATCAGCCAATGGAATCATTAATCTAC
This genomic window contains:
- a CDS encoding cytochrome d ubiquinol oxidase subunit II encodes the protein MDYELIGIIVLWTFLFGYVIVASIDFGAGFFNFYSAATGRKDHINSIIQRYLSPVWEVTNVFLVFFFVGIVGFFPTTAYYYGTALLIPGSISIILLAIRGSYYAFHHYGDKGSLWYQFLYGATGLLIPASLSVVLTLSEGGFIQADNGDVWLDYGALFTSTYSWAVVFLAIVSVLFISACFLTVYAAKANDDNAFTLLRKYALFWSGPTILASFLVFWALKVHNLEHFANTLDLSWMFILSLLCFIGAVYLIWKKKYMDWSFVLVIFQFGFAFYGYGASHMPYLLYPYLTVSDAVVNSVMAQALVWAFIAGLLVLLPSVYLLLRLFLFDKDYVQGKK
- a CDS encoding cytochrome ubiquinol oxidase subunit I, whose product is MSYDPVFYSRFLTGLTLSFHIIFATIGVGVPIMIALAEWMGIKKNDAHYHLLARRWARGFVITVTVGVVTGTAIGLQLSLLWPNFMRVAGHAIGLPLFMETFAFFIEAIFLGIYLYTWDRFKNKIVHMLLLIPVAIGASASAFFITTVNSFMNTPQGFEMEDGVITNVDPIAAMFNPGTFTKTAHVLSSAYLTAAFLLGAIAAFHLLRGRNNAYHKKALRLTMTAAAVFAIATALIGDFSGKFLAEYQPEKLAAAEWHFETMEEAPLILGGYLDENNNVHYALEIPYALSILAEGTPGAEVIGLEEFPEELHPPLFVHYLFDSMVFIGMFLALVSIAYVVLRRWRKGNEHNKWLLRSIFLGAPLAFIAIEVGWMFAEFGRQPWILVDYMLTSEGATTSGHVDTMLYLFAGLYVVLAISSTLVLTRMFKKNPVEKELADRGLL